From Cotesia glomerata isolate CgM1 linkage group LG2, MPM_Cglom_v2.3, whole genome shotgun sequence, a single genomic window includes:
- the LOC123258778 gene encoding uncharacterized protein LOC123258778 translates to MNFIPEALKENCPRSVTTVWVASGLSDRMFRQSFNRKQILAFDLSPACQEIEEIIKSYGTQREQKYYFDVIVQLVYGVMKLIKFKLFIFQGDLKKFEQSTLPPIINSRKTDKSAEDGDPIDYLRIPDIDVNFSEDLVADTHLLPADYIHTVQQIKFPEVEYSFGTTSTSDLTDFLNTMTLEADSVREMLGTTAGMNVENISAPDVAANITMTPTKRQKQWNADTPSKRKRKSLRDAFNDVQTEALDDIQPSEIDAQVPAGEPEPEPVGISSLEQESAPVVLEPGPPADTSPAHESERDILQKFSELEIDPLEVPKQRRAKKNLKFWDPVISISGETIKKNQRNNIYTVNRADVQIQINLFRQTTENLFNRPATSWSKKSKKFRHLADTLLTNFQVMLTPLCSAADIDPARRASVHSAAQLSDDIAAGVITNRRKSSQTDQTRVDDHADDHQTDNTEQANTESTVDIHHPEISHPDLDSEIQDVAPESNATGATLDVAAAGLTPPEPESNEPLWSDLPKKSSQSHRESENIIDIDDIVSNDSSSSPSPSSWTLTDLKAQLEVFLAERPAVTFENLIPPENNTKSGAVACLKFLLSMASKGEITLSQEEGDEDIWITK, encoded by the exons ATGAATTTTATTCCCGAAGCTTTGAAGGAAAACTGTCCAAGATCGGTTACCACAGTCTGGGTCGCTAGTGGATTAAGTGATCGAATGTTTAGACAATCATTCAATCGAAAACAAATTCTTGCCTTTGATTTATCCCCCGCTTG CCAAGAGATTGAAGAAATCATAAAATCATATGGCACGCAGCGTgagcaaaaatattatttcgaTGTAATTGTTCAACTGGTTTACGGAGTCATGAAgctcattaaatttaaattgttcattttccaag GTGATCTGAAGAAATTTGAACAATCGACATTGCctccaattataaattcacg aAAAACTGATAAATCAGCTGAAGATGGCGATCCCATTGATTATCTAAGAATTCCTGATATTGATGTTAATTTTAGTGAAGACTTAGTAGCTGATACTCATTTACTTCCTGCAGATTATATACATACTGTTCAACAAATT aaatttccaGAAGTTGAATATAGCTTTGGTACAACATCTACATCTGATTTGACTGATTTTCTGAATACTATGACACTAGAAGCTGA TTCTGTTCGCGAAATGCTTGGCACGACGGCTGGTATGAACGTCGAAAATATTTCTG caCCTGACGTAGCTGCAAATATCACCATGACTCCTACAAAAAGACAGAAGCAATGGAATGCTGACACTCCTTCTAAACGGAAGCgt AAATCTCTGAGGGATGCATTTAATGACGTCCAAACAGAAGCACTTGATGATATTCAACCATCAGAAATAGACGCTCAAGTACCAGCAGGTGAACCCGAACCTGAACCCGTGGGAATCTCAAGTCTAGAGCAAGAAAGTGCTCCTGTTGTACTCGAGCCAGGACCTCCAGCAGATACTTCACCAGCTCACGAATCCGAACGGGACATTCTCCAAAAATTTTCCGAGTTAGAAATCGATCCTCTTGAAGTTCCAAAGCAACGTAGAGCCAAAAAGAACTTAAAATTCTGGGATCCAGTAATTAGTATTAGTggtgaaacaataaaaaaaaatcaacgtaataatatttatacggtg AATCGCGCAGATGTTCAGATCCAAATCAACTTATTTCGCCAAActacagaaaatttattcaatcgACCGGCCACATCATGGAgcaaaaaaagcaaaaaatttcgtCATCTAGCAGATACTCTATTGACAAACTTCCAAGTCATGCTTACGCCTCTTTGCTCTGCTGCTGACATAG atCCCGCTAGACGTGCATCAGTCCACTCAGCAGCTCAGCTCTCTGATGATATTGCCGCTGGTGTAATAACTAATCGGCGAAAAAGCAGTCAAACTGATCAAACTAGAGTTGATGATCACGCTGATGACCATCAAACAGACAATACGGAGCAAGCGAACACTGAGTCAACAGTTGACATCCATCACCCAGAAATCTCTCATCCCGATCTCGACAG tgaaattCAAGATGTTGCTCCAGAAAGTAACGCTACTGGTGCAACTCTTGATGTAGCAGCTGCTGGCTTGACTCCTCCAGAACCAGAGTCCAATGAGCCATTGTGGTCAGATCTTCCGAAGAAATCATCACAGTCTCATCGTGAGtctgaaaatattattgatatcGATGACATTGTTTCTAATGATag TTCAAGTAGCCCTTCGCCATCTTCATGGACTCTAACTGATTTGAAAGCTCAGCTTGAAGTATTTCTAGCTGAACGGCCAGCTgttacttttgaaaatttaattccacCTGAAAATAATACGAAATCAGGCGCAGTGGCATGTTTGAAGTTTCTTTTAA gCATGGCATCAAAAGGTGAGATTACTCTCTCACAAGAAGAAGGGGATGAAGATATTTGGATTACGAAgtag
- the LOC123259129 gene encoding uncharacterized protein LOC123259129, with translation MDKDQDGKKFKLTTKENIMNVKSNKNKIMTSKFFTPMPAIPSIELRPKKTVLTKKMGKSREMYRDRIICSEEVSRKKLKLDKEKTEIIARRPDEETSKSPESDEEFFEKIRQKCESDKAKGLLVQGSQQKKVKKIKKLFSDDCVKLMNKFKEACKNSLPADNATKIPKFNSTENSEPNENSLDNFSIQTNYPSEVFNINNSAYQNNLKIPDSSTFTISSPSFYNDQEFLTELERDKLMSDLEYNLETPSLHNQLLSFSSVKTPEMSPKMRTASNFPKFSIPQFSIDDTRNDESFPLTPFRVPSPIFNNIHDNNNSSINYFEYSMGAKRSKKFFEK, from the exons ATGGATAAAGATCAAGATGGAAAAAAGTTTAAGCTTacaacaaaagaaaatattatgaaTGTAAAAAGTaacaagaataaaataatgacaagTAAATTCTTTACTCCAATGCCGGCTATTCCAAGTATTGAATTGCGACCaaaaaaaactgttttgactaaaaaaatgGGTAAATCTCGAGAAATGTATCGAGACAGAATTATTTGTTCAGAAGAAGTCAGTcggaagaaattaaaattagacaAGGAGAAGACGGAGATTATTGCTAGAAGACCTGATGAAGAAACGAGCAAATCACCAGAAAGTGATGAAGaattctttgaaaaaataagacAGAAATGCGAAAGTGACAAGGCTAa AGGACTTTTGGTTCAAGGATCTCAGCAGAAAAaagtgaagaaaataaaaaaattattcagtgaTGACTGTGTTAAattgatgaataaatttaaggaAGCTTGTAAGAATTCTTTACCTGCAGACAATGCTACAAAAATACCTAAATTTAATTCTACTGAAAACTCTGAGCCTAATGAAAattcacttgataatttttcaattcaaacTAATTATCCAAGCgaagtttttaatataaataatagtgCTTATCAAAATAATCTAAAGATTCCTGACTCTTCAACCTTCACAATTAGTTCACCCAg TTTTTACAATGACCAAGAGTTTTTGACAGAACTTGAAAGAGATAAGTTGATGTCAGATCTTGAGTACAATCTAGAAACTCCTAGCTTGCACAACCAATTATTAAG ttTCTCAAGTGTGAAAACTCCGGAGATGAGTCCCAAAATGAGGACTGCATCAAATTTccctaaattttcaattccaCAATTCTCTATAGACGATACAAGAAATGATGAATCCTTCCCTCTAACGCCTTTTAGAGTTCCATCAccaatatttaacaatattcatgataataataatagttctATAAACTATTTTGAATATTCTATGGGAGCAAagagatcaaaaaaatttttcgagaaataa
- the LOC123258574 gene encoding myotubularin-related protein 10-B has protein sequence MDKSSNNFISYVGMEEHEMQQINSSRRNSVNDNNVKLLPGEVVIAEAQSVLMFSPVSDLKQGISGILAVTNFKLTFITTEDSNSEDINRQQNHFYGYTDSCLTNIDEIYLIIGDKKRKLMPGGTVPSKVKGIFIVCKNFRTWSFSFKFSPVGHGKNLLTTLLHHAFPRRHQLLFAYDYKEPYYSSVDKKVKLFRSMSDWQNELNRTSCNNEHTKKNWRLSSANLRYQLSTSLPEYIIVPASVTDSQLTGAASHFQDNRPPVWSWSNHRGAALVKMSELIPTISERTQENIMLENIRKSHPQKLAMAVLDLNKDVNVKTVANGFSKFISLCSPDNIRQFWLQDNNFYSLLESTKWLKFVSYCLQKAVEASDHLNSGTSVILQENAGRDLCCVISSLVQLILDPYFRTITGFQTLLQKEWVAAGHPFCDRLGHIIKPNSEKSPIFLIYLDCVWQLCQQYPSKFEFTETYLTSLWDTAHVSIFDTFIFNCERDRTNAATDINNPLVLRSVWDWREQFTDQDILLFYSPFFNSADEKKYLKPQFSVSCLELWTQCYFRWIPPLEIRNGGKNHSELYARLLQNSISQLKVNINGNCGSPVDKINTFLVQMNINSFYPFGNKHSGNTVSTPIMNNSMLMTESFIDAQSLLTAPD, from the exons ATGGATAAAAGTAGTAATAACTTTATTAGTTATGTTGGTATGGAAGAGCATGAGATGCag CAAATAAATTCCAGTAGGAGAAATTCtgtaaatgataataatgtaAAACTGCTACCAGGTGAAGTAGTAATAGCAGAAGCTCAGAGTGTGTTGATGTTTTCACCAGTTAGTGATTTAAAACAGGGTATTTCGGGCATACTCGCTgtcactaattttaaattaacatttattacTACTGAAGATTCCAATTCTGag gacaTAAATCGTCagcaaaatcatttttatggaTACACAGACTCATGCCTAACAAACATCGACGAGATTTACTTAATAATAGGCGATAAAAAACGTAAATTAATGCCTGGTGGTACAGTACCCTCAAAAGTAAAgggtatttttattgtttgtaaA AATTTTAGGACGTGgtcattttcatttaaattttcaccAGTCGGtcacggaaaaaatttattaacgaCTCTTCTACATCATGCATTTCCTCGTCggcatcaattattattcgcCTATGATtacaa AGAACCGTATTACAGTAGTGTAGATAAAAAAGTAAAGCTATTTCGTAGCATGAGCGACTGGCAAAATGAATTAAATCGTACATCGTGCAATAATGAGCATACGAAAAAAAACTGGAGGTTGTCGTCTGCTAATTTGCGATACCAATTATCAACcag ccTTCCAGAGTATATTATAGTACCCGCTTCAGTAACAGACAGCCAATTGACTGGCGCAGCTTCGCACTTTCAAGACAATCGTCCTCCAGTATGGTCCTGGTCGAACCACCGCGGCGCCGCTCTGGTTAAAATGTCTGAGTTGATACCCACGATATCAGAACgtactcaagaaaatattatgcTGGAGAATATTCGAAAAAGCCATCCCCAGAAGCTAGCAATGGCCGTACTGGATTTAAATAAAGATGTTAATGTTAAAACTGTTGCCAATGGATTTTCTAAGTTTATTTCTCTTTGTTCACCAG aCAACATAAGACAATTTTGGCTACaagacaataatttttattcgttaTTAGAGAGTACTAAATGGCTGAAATTTGTCTCTTACTGTTTACAAAAAGCCGTCGAAGCTAGTGACCATTTAAATTCTGGTACTTCTGTTATCCTGCAAG aaaatgctGGAAGAGATTTATGCTGCGTAATATCAAGTCTAGTTCAATTAATACTCGACCCGTACTTTAGGACAATAACTGGGTTTCAAACGCTGCTCCAAAAAGAGTGGGTAGCTGCTGGTCATCCTTTTTGTGACCGTCTAGGTCATATTATTAAACCAAACAGTGAAAAGTCCCCGATTTTTTTGATCTACCTCGATTGCGTCTGGCAATTGTGTCAACAGTATCCatcgaaatttgaatttacgGAAACTTATCTAACAAGTTTGTGGGACACTGCTCatgtatcaatttttgatacatttattttcaactgTGAAAGAGACCGTACTAATGCAGCaacg gacATTAACAATCCCTTGGTTTTAAGAAGCGTCTGGGACTGGAGAGAACAGTTTACTGACCaggatattttattattctacaGCCCATTTTTCAATTCAGCCGACGAGAAAAAATATCTCAAGCCCCAGTTTAGTGTTTCTTGCCTCGAGCTTTGGACCCAGTGCTATTTTCGCTGGATTCCTCCGTTAGAAATTCGAAATGGAGGTAAAAATCACTCGGAGCTGTACGCCCGTTTGCTACAAAACAGCATAAGTCAGTTAAAAGTAAACATAAACGGAAATTGCGGCTCGCCTGTTgacaaaataaatacttttttagtGCAAATGAACATCAACAGTTTTTATCCGTTCGGCAACAAACACTCGGGCAACACTGTTAGTACTCCGATAATGAATAATTCAATGCTCATGACCGAGAGTTTTATTGACGCACAGTCATTGCTTACTGCACCAGACTGA
- the LOC123258575 gene encoding aldehyde dehydrogenase, mitochondrial, whose translation MSTMLRIIKRIQPSRAFSSALPAPETNPSIMYAGLFIDNEWRKSESGKTFTTVNPTTGEVITEVQEGDTKDINLAVKAARKAFKLGSRWRTMDASQRGVLLHKLADLIERDHIYLASLETLDNGKPFTASYGFDVPQSASVLRYYAGWADKNHGKVIPMDGKFFAYTRHEPVGVCGQIIPWNFPLLMMAWKLGPALATGNTVVLKPAEQTPLTALYLASLVKEAGFPPGVVNVVPGFGKAGEALVLHDDVDKVAFTGSTEVGKLVKQGAAMSNLKRTTLELGGKSPNIIFKDADMTHAVETAHFGLFFNMGQCCCAGSRTFVEDDIYDEFVEKSSIRAQKRTVGNPFDPNVEHGPQIDEEQMNKILEMVKSGKEQGAKLVTGGDRVGSAGYFISPTVFADVQDEMTIAREEIFGPVQQILKFSDLDEVIERANKTDYGLAAAIFTKDIDKANHVIQGLRAGTVWVNTYNVLANQVPFGGYKMSGHGRELGEYGLDAYTEVKSVIMKVNTKNS comes from the exons ATGTCAACAATGCTGCGTATTATCAAAAGAATCCAGCCCTCAAGGGCTTTCTCGTCAGCACTACCGGCACCAGAAACAAATCCTTCGATAATGTACGCTGgg TTATTCATCGACAATGAATGGCGAAAATCCGAATCAGGAAAAACATTTACGACCGTGAACCCGACAACCGGCGAAGTAATCACCGAGGTACAAGAAGGCGATACCAAAGATATTAACTTGGCAGTAAAAGCAGCTCGCAAAGCATTTAAACTTGGGTCAAGATGGAGAACGATGGACGCTTCACAACGCGGTGTCCTTCTTCATAAGCTAGCTGATTTAATAGAACGGGATCATATATATCTCGCG TCCTTGGAAACTTTGGACAACGGTAAGCCTTTCACAGCATCGTACGGGTTCGACGTGCCCCAGAGTGCTAGTGTTCTGAGATACTACGCCGGGTGGGCTGACAAAAACCATGGCAAGGTAATTCCGATGGACGGTAAATTCTTCGCTTACACCCGACATGAACCTGTTGGAGTTTGCGGTCAAATTATACCCTGGAATTTTCCGTTGCTGATGATGGCGTGGAAATTGGGACCAGCATTAGCGACAG GAAACACTGTAGTTTTAAAACCCGCTGAACAGACACCTCTGACGGCTCTGTACCTGGCTTCGTTGGTGAAAGAAGCTGGATTTCCACCGGGAGTAGTCAATGTTGTCCCCGGATTCGGTAAAGCCGGCGAAGCGCTAGTGCTTCACGATGATGTAGACAAAGTAGCGTTTACTGGATCAACAGAAGTCGGTAAGCTGGTGAAGCAAGGTGCTGCGATGAGTAATTTGAAGCGAACTACCTTGGAGTTGGGCGGCAAGTCCCcgaatattattttcaaagatgCTGACATGACTCATGCCGTTGAAACTGCTCACTTTGGTCTTTTCTTCAACATG GGACAATGTTGTTGCGCTGGATCTCGAACCTTCGTCGAGGACGATATTTATGATGAGTTTGTTGAGAAAAGTAGTATCCGCGCTCAGAAAAGGACTGTAGGAAATCCCTTCGATCCCAATGTTGAGCATGGTCCTCAGATTGACGAAGAGCagatgaataaaattcttgagaTGGTGAAAAGTGGAAAAGAACAAGGCGCTAAATTAGTTACTGGAGGAGACAGAGTTGGAAGTGCAGGGTACTTTATTTCTCCTACTGTATTCGCTGATGTCCAGGATGAAATGACTATTGCTCGTGAAGAa ATATTTGGACCAGTTCagcaaatattaaaattcagtGATCTAGATGAAGTAATAGAACGTGCTAATAAAACAGATTACGGACTAGCTGCTGCTATTTTCACGAAAGATATCGATAAAGCTAATCATGTTATCCAAGGACTGAGAGCTGGAACCGTctg ggTAAATACTTACAACGTTTTGGCAAACCAAGTACCGTTTGGTGGCTACAAAATGAGTGGGCATGGTCGTGAGCTCGGAGAGTATGGTCTCGACGCTTACACAGAAGTTAAAAGTGTAATTATGAAAGTTAATACGAAGAACAGTTAG